In Herpetosiphonaceae bacterium, the genomic window GCGGCTACGGCACGTCGGAGAGCGACTGACGCTGGTCCACGGCAACTTTCGCGACGTTGGCAGGCTGGCGCGGGCGCAAGGCTTCGAGCAGGTCGACGGCGTGCTGCTCGACATCGGCGTCTCGTCGCCGCAGCTGGATGTTGGGGAGCGCGGCTTCTCATTCGCCCAGGATGCGCCGCTCGATATGCGGATGGACCCCACGCAGGGGGTCACGGCGGCGGATCTGGTCAATACCCTGCCTGAGGCAGAGCTGGCGGATGTGATCTACCGCTACGGCGAGGAGCGCGCATCGCGCCGGATTGCGAAGCGGATCGTGGAGCGGCGACGCAGCGGCCCGATTAACAGAACGACAGAGCTGGCGGAGCTGGTGGCGCGGGCGGTCGGCGGAAGGAAGGACGAGCGCATCCATCCCGCGACGCGCACGTTTCAGGCGCTACGCATCGCCGTGAACGACGAGCTGGAAGCGTTGGAGGAGGCGCTTCCCGCCGCGACAGAGCTTCTGGCGCTTGGTGGGCGGCTGGCGGTGATTACGTTTCACTCGCTGGAAGACCGCATCGTCAAAGAGTTCATGCGGCGCGAGTCGGCGGTGTGTCTGCTGCCGCCACGGCTGTTTGCGGAACAGTGCCCGCATCTGGTCGCGCGCGGCGCGGGGCCGCGTCCATGTATCTATATCGGCAGCCGTGATTGCGACTACGCGCCGCGACTGGAGCAGGTGACACACAAGCCTGTCGGGGCGACAGCCCAAGAAGTGAGCGCGAATCCGCGCAGCCGCAGCGCAAAGCTGCGCATCGGGCAGCGGATCGCAGGCGAAAGAACAAAAGAACAAAAGAACAAAGGAACAAAGCGAGAACCAAAAACCGAGAGCTAAGAACCAAACCGAGAACCGGGTGCCACGCGGGTGCCTGGCGCACAAAGGAAGTGGGCACGCGGAACCTGAAACCTGAAACTTGGAACCTGGAACCTGGAACAGAGAAGATAAAGGAGATCCTCGTATGGCGATTACACAACAACCTCTGCCACTGCACACCGCGCGCGTTCGCCGCACGCAATCGCCCGGCAGCTACATGAAGCTCGGAGACTCCGGGCTGATCGTGGGCGCGGTTGTGATTGTGTGTATCCTGAGCCTCCTCTTCCTGGCGCAGACGGGTCGGGTGGCGACGGCTGGCTACCATCTTCAGGAGTTGGAGCGCGAGCACACGCAGTTGCTCCACGAGGCCGAGCAGTACAAGTACCGTATCGCCACGGCCAGCCGCCTGGACACGATCGCGGATCGTGCGCAGAAGCTAGGGCTACGCCCGGCGACCAACGAGCAACTGCGCTACACCACGATCGAGCTGCCCGCCGTTCCTGTCGTCGCTTTCAACTAACAAGCCTTATGGCGTGCAGTAGGCGCTGCGGGCGCGTGCTGTACGCCACGGTGAGCAACTATGGCTCAGGTTTCTGCAACTCGACGTGCGGCGGTTCCGCGCTGGCGCATCAATATCATCCTGCTAGCGGTGTTCTTGATGGGCATTCTGACCGCGCGGCAGCTTGTCTTGATCCAGGTCTATCAAGAGCTGAGGGGCAAGCAGCTCGACGAGCTGGTGAGCGGCGAGCTGACGAAGCATGTCGTGTTGCAGCCCCGGCGCGGCACGATTACCGATCGCAACGGCGTGGCGCTGGCGATGAACGTCAACATGCCCAGCCTGTACGTCGATCCGACCAAGATCGCGGAGCCGGAGAAGATGGCGATCCTGCTCGCGCCGATCATCAGCCGCGAGGCGGCGGATCTGATTCCACTCCTGACCGACAAGCAGCGCGAGTGGGCACGGCTGGCCCGCTGGATCTCGCCTGAGGCCGCCGACCAGATCCGCAAGCTGGGCGACGACGGCGAGCTGCCGACCGGCCTGTTTTTGATCGACGAGGCCAAGCGTGTCTATCCGCAGGGCGAGTTCGCGTCGCGCATCGTCGGCGTCGCCAACTACGAGGGCACCGGCATCGCGGGCGTCGAGGCGTTCTACAACGACGAGATCAAGGGCATTACCGGCACGCTGCGCGCCGAGCAGGATCGCGACCAGCGACCGATCTGGATTGCGCCGACGCAGATCGTCGAGCCGCAGGACGGCATGGACGTGAAGCTGACGATCGATAGCACCGTGCAGAAGCTTGTCGAGGACGAGCTGCGGCGGGTGGTCGACGAGCAGCAGGCGGAGGGCGCGACGATCCTGGTGATGGAGCCGAGCACCGGCGAGATCCTGGGCATGGCGACTTGGCCGGTCTACGATCCGAACAAGTACACCGAGTACGAGCCGGAGAAGGTCAATCGCAACAACGCGCTGACCGATGTGTACGAGCCTGGCTCGACCTTCAAGGTGATCGTCACGGCGGTAGGCCTGCAAACCGGCGCATTCACGCCCGACACGACGGTGTACGACGGCGGCGTGATCGACCGCTACGGCTACTCGATCGGCAACTGGAACCGCGCGGGCAACGGCGCGCAGACGCCCGGCCAGATGTTGTACAACTCGTCCAACGTCGCGGCGCTCCAGTTCGGCGAGATGATCGGACGCGACAATTTCTATAAGTTCGTCAAGCTCTTCGGCTACGGCCAACTGACAGGCATCGATCTCGGCGGCGAGGGCATGGGCATCGTCAACTGGCCCGAAGATAATCCCGACAACTGGAGCGATCTGACACTCGGCCAGAACGCCTTCGGCCAGGGCATCGCCGTCACGCCGATCCAACACCTGACGGCCATCTCGGCGATTGCCAACGGCGGCACGCTGATGTGGCCGCACGTCGTCAAGGAAAAATGCCTGGGCACGCAGTGTACGCCGGTCAGGCCGCGCGTGGTGCGGCGAGTTGTCGACCAGGGCGTCACCGACGCGCTGCGCAGCATGATGACCAAAAACGCCGAGCACTACGCCAACCTGATCTGGGGTCCGAGCACCGGCAACTGGGCCGACCAGCCGCTGGTGCCGGGCTACCACGTCGCCGCCAAGACCGGCACGTCGCAGATCGCGGTCAATGGCGGCTACGACAACAACAGCGTGATCGGCTCGGTGATCGGCTTCGCGCCCAGCGACAATCCGCGCATCGCCGTGCTGGTCAAGATCGATCGACCGAAGCGCGCGCAGTGGGGCATCGAGGCGGCGATCCCGGTCTATCAGCGGATCGTCACCAAGCTGATGTCGCACTTGCGCATTCCGCCCGATCCGCATTACGTCGGTCCCGGCCAGGTGATCGGCGGGCCGCGATAGCGCCATGAGGCCGGGGGACGAACGTTCAAAGTTCGACAAACCCGACACCTGGAACTTGAAACTTGGAACTTGGGTCCTGGAGGCGTGACATAAGGTTGCTGTGAAATGCTGAACCCGTGCTACAATGCGGCGCGTATTTCGTCGGAGAGTCGAAGCCAGTGATCGCATTTGCAGACATGATTAAGAGTATGAACTTGCGAGGGAGCGTCGAGGAGGCGCTCCCGTCGCTACATGCGCAGCGCTCCTTCGCCAACGTCGTCATCGACTCGCGGCTGGTCGACGCGGGCGATCTGTTTGTTGCGCTGCCCGGCGAGCACGCCGACGGGCATCAGTTCGTCGCCGATGCGCTGCGCCGGGGTGCGTTTGGCGTGCTCGTGCGGCGCGACTGGGCGGCGGAGCATGTGCAGGCGCTCGATCAGTCGGTGGCGATCGTCGCCGACGGCGACTCGCTGGCGCTGGTGCAGCCCGACCAGCCGATCGTCTTTGCGGTCGCCGATCCGCTGGCGACCTTGCAGCGGCTGAGCGCACGGCACCGGCAGCACATGACCGTGGACGTGATCGGCATTACCGGCAGTGTCGGCAAGACCAGCACCAAAGAAGTGGCGGCTGCGGTGCTGCGGCAGCGCTTCAACACGCTCTACAGCGGCAAGTCCTACAACAACGAGATCGGCGTGCCGCTGACGCTGCTGCGGCTGGAGCCACAGCATCAGGTGGCCGTGATCGAGATGGGCACGTACGGTCCCGGCGAGATCGCGCTGCTCTGCGAGCTGGCGCGGCCCAAGTACGCGATCCTGACCAACGTCGGCGTGTCGCATCTGGAGCGCATGAAAACGCCCGATACCGTCGCCGTGGCAAAGCGCGAGCTGGTCGAGGCGCTGCCCGCCGATGGCGTGGCGATCCTCAACATCGACGACCAGCGCGTGCGGGCGATGGCGGAGCGCACATCGGCGCGCTCGTTCTTCTATGGGATTGATCCGCAGGCCGACCTGTGGGCCGATCAGATCGAAAGCCGGGGCCTGGACGGTCTGGCCTTCACGGTGCATTACGGCGGCGAGACGCGGCGGTTCGAGACGCCGATGCTAGGGCGTCACGCGATCTACATCGCGCTGCCGAGCATCGCGGCGGGGCTGCTGCTGGGCCTGAGCTGGGACGAGATCGCCGCCGGCCTGTGCGATGCAGGCGTCCAGGCGCGGATCGTGGTAGTGCCGGGCCTGAATGGCGCGACGATTCTGGACGATACCTATAATGCGTCGCCCGCGTCGTGCCGGGCGGCCCTGGATTTGCTGGCACAGGTACCAGGACGCCGCACCGCCGTCTTCGGCGACATGGCCGAGCTTGGCCCGATCGAGGAATCGGGGCATCGCGCGGTGGGCCGTGCCGCAGCAGCCGTCGTCGACCGTCTGGTGGTGGTCGGCAGCAAGGCGCGCTGGATCGGTGAGGCGGCGCAGGAAGGCCCGAACGCTCCAGAAGTCTTCTTTACGCGCTCCAACGGCGAGGCCGTGGAGCTGCTGCGTCCGCTGTTGAGCGCCGACGATGTGATCTTAGTCAAGGGAGCGCGTGTCGCGCAGACCGAAGAGATCGTCGACGAACTGCGCGCAGGTGAAAGAGTTCGCTAACTGTGGATGAGACATTACTCCGAACGATTGTGGTCAACGATGCCGCGCCGACGGTGCTCTTAGCCAGCGGTGCGTTTCTGATAACACTCTTTACCGGCGGCTACTGGGTTCGTTGGCTGCGGGCCAAGAAGATCGGCAAGCAGGTGCGGCTGGACGGGCCGCAGGCGCATCTGGCGAAGACGGGCACGCCCACGATGGGCGGGATCATGATTGTGATCAGCGCGGTCATCATCACCGTGCTCTTCAATCTCTACCGCCGCCCGTCGATGATCCTGCCGCTGTCGGTGCTGATCTCATACGCGATCCTGGGCGGCTTCGATGATTTTCTGACGCTGACCGGCTCGAAGTCGAAGACATTTGGCCTGACGGTGCGGCTCAAGTTTGTCTGGCAGACGCTGCTGGCGCTGATCGCGGCGCTGGCGATCTACTTACCAACCAGCTACTACGGCCTGGCGCACGGCGGCGCGGTGCAGATCCCGTTCGTCGGTCAGCGCGACATCGGCTACTGGTATATTCCGATCGCGGTCTTTGTGATCGTCGCGACCTCGAACGCGGTCAATATCACCGATGGCCTCGACAGTCTCGCGGCCTGGACGCTGACGATCGCCTTCGCGGCGTACGGCGTGATCTCGTTCGTGGCCTCGCCGCGCCTGGTCTATCTGCAAGCGTTCTGCTTTACGATGGTCGGCGCGAACGCGGCGTTTCTCTGGTACAACGCGCATCCGGCGCAGGTCTTTATGGGCGATACCGGCTCGCTGGCAATGGGCGCAGTGCTGGCGGTCGTCGCGCTGATGTCGCAGCACTGGCTGCTGCTGCCGCTGATCGGGATCATCTTTGTGGCCGAGGCGGCCTCGTCGGGGCTGCAAACGCTCTACTTCAAGTGGTCGCGGCGGCGGACCGGCACGGGCAAGCGGCTGTTCAAGATGTCGCCGCTGCACCATCATTTCGAGCTGCTGGGCTGGTCGGAGACACAGGTGATGCAGCGCTTCGTGCTGGTGGCGATGATTGCCGCGCTGGTCGGAATCTCGCTGGCGCTCACAACGCCGGAATCGCGCGGCGTGCCGCAGAGTAATGCGCGGATACTGGGCCAGGCCGGTATCTCGCTGATCTGGAAAGAGTAGATGGAGCTTCGAGGAAAACGCGCTTTAGTGATGGGCCTGGGCGTCCACGGCGGTGGGCTGGGCGTGACGCGCTTTTTAGCCGAGCAGGGCGCGCGCGTCACCGTCACCGATCTGCGCAGCGCCGAGCAGCTCGCGCCGACGCTGGAGCAGCTCAGGGACGTGTCCGTCGAGTATGTGCTGGGCCAGCATCGCGAGGCCGATTTTCGCAACACCGACATCGTGATCCGCAATCCGGGCGTGCCCCGCGAGTCGCCCTACTTGCAGATCGCGCGGGAGGCGGGCGCGGCGGTCGAGATGGAGATGACGCTCTTCTTTCGGCTGTGTCCCGCGCCGATCATCGGCATCACCGGCACCAAGGGCAAGACGACCACGACGCTGCTGACCGGCGCGATGCTCAAGCAGCAGTTTCCTGATACCGTCGTGGCCGGAAACCTGCGCGTGTCGGCGCTGGCACAGTTGCCCAGGATCGGGCCGCGCAGCCCGGTGGTGCTGGAGCTGTCGTCGTGGCAGTTGGAGGGCCTGGGCGAGGCCGGCCTCAGCCCGCGCTTTGCCTGCGTCACCAACATCTCCGCCGATCACCTGGATCGCTACCCGTCGATGGCGTCGTACATCGAGGCCAAGCGCCAGATCTTTTTGCATCAGGGCAGCGATGGCCTGGTGGTGCTCAACATGAACGACGCGACCGTCGCCGAGATGGCGAGCCGCGCGCCCGGCCACGTGGCCTGGTTTGCCGGTCACTACGGCGAGTTTGGCGAAGCCTTTGCGCGCAAGCACCCCCACGATCTGATGGTTGCCTGGAATAATCGCTTTTTGTTCTGGCAGGACAAGGACAGCACCGAGATCGTCGTCGGCAAGCCGGAGGTACAACTGCCGGGCAAGCATAACCTGCAAAACATCGCGGCGGCGACGGCCCTGGCGGTCGCCTGTGGCGTCAAGGCCGAGCATATTCGCACGGCGATCCAGCGCTTTAGCGGCGTGCCCGATCGGCTGGAGCTGGTGCGCGAGCTGCACGGCGTGCGCTACATCAACGATACAACGGCGACGACGCCGACGGCGGCGATCATGGCGCTGCGCAGCGTGGACGCGCCCAAGATCATGATCGTCGGGGGGGCGGATAAGCGGCTGGATTTCATGGAGCTTGCCCGTGTGCTGCTCAAACGGGCGAAGGCGGTGGTCCTGCTCAAGGGCGATGCGACGAACAAGCTGCTGGTAGCGCTGGACGCGGCCCGGCTGAACTTGCAAAGCCAGTGGTCGGAGCCGCTCGGCCCGTTCGATAACCTGCGCGCTGCGGTGGAGGCGGCGCAGGCCATGGCGGAGCCGGGCGATGCGGTGGTGCTCTCGCCGGGCTGCGCCAGCTTTGGCATGTTTAGAAATGAGTTCGATCGTGGCGAGCAATTTCGGCAGATCGTGCGGTCATTGTCATGAGTGAGCGGCGCGAGCCAGACGATCGCGATCTGCGCGAGATGCTGTCGCGGCTGGAGCAGGAGTTTCATGCGCGTCCGCAGCCGCCGGATGAGTCGCCCGCGCAGGTGCCGATCGTCGAGGAGGCGTACGGCGCTCCCCGGCGCGTGCGGCTGACGCTGCCGCTCTCACAGCCGCGTGTGGTCTATGTGCTGCTGGCAGTGAATGTGATCATGTATGGCGTGTCGTCGCTGCTGGGCAATCTCGTCGGCTGGAACGATGCGCTGCTGATCCTGGGCGCGAAGTACAACCCGTTGATCGACGCGGGCCAGTGGTGGCGCTTGCTCACGCCGATGGTCTTGCACGGCAGCCTGATGCATCTGCTGTTCAACTCGTGGGCGCTGTATGTGCTCGGCACCGAGGCGGAGCGGGTGTATGGCACGCCGCGCTTCCTGGCGATCTACGGACTGTCGGGCCTGGCTGGCAGCATCGCGAGCTACGTCTTCAATCCGGCGGTGCTCTCGGTGGGCGCGTCGGGGGCGATCTTTGGGCTGCTGGGCGCGCTCGCGGCGTTCTCGTACACATCGCGGACATTCATCGGCGCGGAGGCGTCGAAGATGCAGCTAGGGCAGATGGCGACGCTGGCGGCGATCAATCTGGCGTTCGGGTTTATCGTGCCCAACATCGACAACTCGGCGCATATCGGCGGGATGGTCATCGGCGGCGTGGCGGGCCTGGCGCTGTCGCCGCGCTACGTGATCGAGCGGCGCAGCTACATGCCGACGGTCGAGCGGCGCGATCAGCCGCTGGTCGGGTGGCTTGTCGCAGCCGTACTGCTGGCTGGATTAGTGCTCTGGTTCGTGTTTGGGTAGCGCCTGAGACAGGCTGTGGTTTTTTGCGATGGCGTGGCTTCGTTGGTAGCCGTTGTGTTGGGAGGAAGTTCTTTATGATCGATTCAAACCGCCGCCCACCCGATTACACGCTGCTGGCGCTGGTGCTGGGGCTGTCTGTGTTTGGCCTGGTGATGGTGTACAGCTCCAGCTTCTTTATTGCCGTCAACGAAGGTCACTCCCAGACGCACTACCTGATCCGGCAGTTGATGTGGATGACCGTCGGCGGCGCTGGCCTGCTGGTGGCGCAGCGGGTCGACTATCGGCTGTGGCGGCGGCTGGCGCTGCCGCTCTTCGGCACGACGGTCGGGCTGCTGATCCTGGTGCTGATGCTGCCGGAGAGCATGACGCGCGCCGGTGGTGCCGACCGCTGGATCAGGATCGGCGGCTTTCAGTTTCAGCCGACCGAGATCGCCAAGTTCGCGCTGATTGTGTATCTCGCGGCGTGGCTGATGGGCCGTGGCGATAAGCTGCGCTCGATGACGGTTGGCCTGATCCCGTTCGGCCTGATCGTCGGCCTGCTGGTCGGCATCATGTACGCGCAGCGCAACATGAGCTCGGCGGTGATGCTGACGCTGATCGCGGTGGCGGTCTACTTCGCGGCGGGCGCGAATCTGGTACATATCGGCGTCGGCATGGCGGGCGCGGGCAGCGTCGGCTGGGTGCTGATCCAATCGCTGGCGCACGCGAGCGCCCGTATCCAGGTCTTCCGCGATCCCTGGGCCGATCCGCGCGGCGGCGGCTTTCAGCCGATCCACTCGCTCTACGCGCTGGCGTCGGGTAGCTGGTTCGGGCGCGGGCTGGGCCAGGGACGGCAAAAGTTCTTGTGGCTGCCATCGGCTCACGCCGACGCGATCTTCAGCGTGATTGGCGAGGAGCTTGGGCTGATCGGCACGCTGACGGTGATGAGCGCGTTTCTGCTGCTGGCGTATCGCGGCTATCGCATCGCGGCGCGCTCGCAAGATCCGTTTGCCGCGCTGCTGGCGGTGGGCATTACCAGTTGGATTACGTTTCAAGCGTTTTTGAATATGGCGGTGGTGTCGTCGCTGATCCCGTTCACGGGTCAAACGCTGCCCTTTATCTCGGTCGGCGGTACGTCGCTCGCGATGTGTTTGTTCGCGATGGGCGTGCTGCTCAATATTTCAAAGCATGTCGATGATCAACGACCAGAACCAGTCGTCTCGCCCGTCGTCGAGCGTCCAGCCACAAGCGGGCCGCGCAAGCGACGAACGATCGGCCTCGTCCCGGCCTTCGCTGCTCTTGTGCGGCGGGGGAACCGGGGGCCACGTGTATCCGGCGCTCGCCGTAGCGTCAGCTTTGCCCGCACAAATGATCGCCAGGCTGTCGCCGTCACCGATCGCGGCTGGCGACGACTTAGCAGCAGCAGCCAGCGACAGCCGAAGCGTAGCGCAGCCAGGAAGCGCGACCGCAGCGGGTCCAGTCCCAGCGGCGGAACCTGGCGCAGCCGGTGAGTCTGCGCCGCCCTGGCGGCTCGTCTATGTCGGCTCGTTCGGCGGGATGGAGGAGGGGCTGGTGACGCGGGAGAGCACGCTACCATTTCGCGCGATCACGGCGGCGGCGGTGCGCGGTCGCGGGCCGCTGCAACTGGCGCGCAATAGCGCGCTGATCGCGCGCGGCATTCGCGAGGCGCGCGCGCTGATCCGGCAGGAGCGACCGGCGGCGATTCTGGGCACCGGCGGCTACGTCTGTATTCCGCTCTTCGTGGCGGCCCGGCAGCTTGGCGTGCCGACGATGATCTATCTGCCGGATATTGTGCCCGGCCTGGCGGTCAAGGTGCTGGCGCGGATCGCCAATCGCGTGGCCTGCTCGTTCGAGCCGTCGCTGGCGTATCTGCCGCGCGGCAAGACGATCATCACGGGCTATCCCGCACGCGAGGAGCTGTTTACGGTCGATCGCGCGGGCAGCAGGGCGGCCTTCGGCATCGCCGATGACCTGCCGGTGCTGTTCGTGTATGGCGGCAGCCGAGGCGCGCGCAGCATCAACCGGGCGATCGAGGCGCTGCTGCCCGATCTGCTGAGCCTGGCGCATATCATCCATGTCTGCGGTCGCGAGGGCGATGAAAGCTGGCTGCGCGCGGCGGCGGACCGGCTGCCGGCGGAGCTACAGGCGCGCTACCATCTGTTTCCGTATCTGCACGGCACGATGGTCCAGGCGTTCGGCGCGGCGGATCTGGCAATTGCGCGGTCGGGCGCTTCGACGCTGGCCGAGCTTCCGGCGGCACAGCTTCCGGCGGTGCTGGTGCCGTATCCGTACGTGCATCAGGACGAGAACGCCGATTATCTGGTGGCGCGCGGCGCGGCGGTCAAGGTGGCGGATAGCGCGATGCTCGGCGCGGGCAATCCCATCGACGGGCCGCTGTTCCGCGAGGTGCGGCGTCTGCTGACCGATCGGCAGGCGCGCGAGGAGATGGCGCGGCAGAGCGCGGCGCTGGCACGGCCCGATGCGGCGGCGTGTCTGGCCGATGAGGTGATCGATCTGGCGCTGCGGCAGGGGCATACGCGATGACACTTGTGTTCAACAGCTTCCAGGCCTTGCTGGTCCCGTTCATTGTGATCTTCGGGCTGATCGGGTTGCGACGCGGCTTCTGGCGCGAAGTGGGCATTACCGGGGGCATGGCGCTGGTGCTGCTGGGAACGGTCATCTTCCCGACGGCGCTGATCAACTTTATCAATCGGATCATCATCAATATTCCGCGCGTCTT contains:
- the murF gene encoding UDP-N-acetylmuramoyl-tripeptide--D-alanyl-D-alanine ligase, coding for MNLRGSVEEALPSLHAQRSFANVVIDSRLVDAGDLFVALPGEHADGHQFVADALRRGAFGVLVRRDWAAEHVQALDQSVAIVADGDSLALVQPDQPIVFAVADPLATLQRLSARHRQHMTVDVIGITGSVGKTSTKEVAAAVLRQRFNTLYSGKSYNNEIGVPLTLLRLEPQHQVAVIEMGTYGPGEIALLCELARPKYAILTNVGVSHLERMKTPDTVAVAKRELVEALPADGVAILNIDDQRVRAMAERTSARSFFYGIDPQADLWADQIESRGLDGLAFTVHYGGETRRFETPMLGRHAIYIALPSIAAGLLLGLSWDEIAAGLCDAGVQARIVVVPGLNGATILDDTYNASPASCRAALDLLAQVPGRRTAVFGDMAELGPIEESGHRAVGRAAAAVVDRLVVVGSKARWIGEAAQEGPNAPEVFFTRSNGEAVELLRPLLSADDVILVKGARVAQTEEIVDELRAGERVR
- a CDS encoding rhomboid family intramembrane serine protease, with translation MSERREPDDRDLREMLSRLEQEFHARPQPPDESPAQVPIVEEAYGAPRRVRLTLPLSQPRVVYVLLAVNVIMYGVSSLLGNLVGWNDALLILGAKYNPLIDAGQWWRLLTPMVLHGSLMHLLFNSWALYVLGTEAERVYGTPRFLAIYGLSGLAGSIASYVFNPAVLSVGASGAIFGLLGALAAFSYTSRTFIGAEASKMQLGQMATLAAINLAFGFIVPNIDNSAHIGGMVIGGVAGLALSPRYVIERRSYMPTVERRDQPLVGWLVAAVLLAGLVLWFVFG
- the ftsW gene encoding putative lipid II flippase FtsW, which produces MIDSNRRPPDYTLLALVLGLSVFGLVMVYSSSFFIAVNEGHSQTHYLIRQLMWMTVGGAGLLVAQRVDYRLWRRLALPLFGTTVGLLILVLMLPESMTRAGGADRWIRIGGFQFQPTEIAKFALIVYLAAWLMGRGDKLRSMTVGLIPFGLIVGLLVGIMYAQRNMSSAVMLTLIAVAVYFAAGANLVHIGVGMAGAGSVGWVLIQSLAHASARIQVFRDPWADPRGGGFQPIHSLYALASGSWFGRGLGQGRQKFLWLPSAHADAIFSVIGEELGLIGTLTVMSAFLLLAYRGYRIAARSQDPFAALLAVGITSWITFQAFLNMAVVSSLIPFTGQTLPFISVGGTSLAMCLFAMGVLLNISKHVDDQRPEPVVSPVVERPATSGPRKRRTIGLVPAFAALVRRGNRGPRVSGARRSVSFARTNDRQAVAVTDRGWRRLSSSSQRQPKRSAARKRDRSGSSPSGGTWRSR
- the mraY gene encoding phospho-N-acetylmuramoyl-pentapeptide-transferase, with the protein product MDETLLRTIVVNDAAPTVLLASGAFLITLFTGGYWVRWLRAKKIGKQVRLDGPQAHLAKTGTPTMGGIMIVISAVIITVLFNLYRRPSMILPLSVLISYAILGGFDDFLTLTGSKSKTFGLTVRLKFVWQTLLALIAALAIYLPTSYYGLAHGGAVQIPFVGQRDIGYWYIPIAVFVIVATSNAVNITDGLDSLAAWTLTIAFAAYGVISFVASPRLVYLQAFCFTMVGANAAFLWYNAHPAQVFMGDTGSLAMGAVLAVVALMSQHWLLLPLIGIIFVAEAASSGLQTLYFKWSRRRTGTGKRLFKMSPLHHHFELLGWSETQVMQRFVLVAMIAALVGISLALTTPESRGVPQSNARILGQAGISLIWKE
- a CDS encoding UDP-N-acetylglucosamine--N-acetylmuramyl-(pentapeptide) pyrophosphoryl-undecaprenol N-acetylglucosamine transferase — encoded protein: MAAGDDLAAAASDSRSVAQPGSATAAGPVPAAEPGAAGESAPPWRLVYVGSFGGMEEGLVTRESTLPFRAITAAAVRGRGPLQLARNSALIARGIREARALIRQERPAAILGTGGYVCIPLFVAARQLGVPTMIYLPDIVPGLAVKVLARIANRVACSFEPSLAYLPRGKTIITGYPAREELFTVDRAGSRAAFGIADDLPVLFVYGGSRGARSINRAIEALLPDLLSLAHIIHVCGREGDESWLRAAADRLPAELQARYHLFPYLHGTMVQAFGAADLAIARSGASTLAELPAAQLPAVLVPYPYVHQDENADYLVARGAAVKVADSAMLGAGNPIDGPLFREVRRLLTDRQAREEMARQSAALARPDAAACLADEVIDLALRQGHTR
- the murD gene encoding UDP-N-acetylmuramoyl-L-alanine--D-glutamate ligase, whose product is MELRGKRALVMGLGVHGGGLGVTRFLAEQGARVTVTDLRSAEQLAPTLEQLRDVSVEYVLGQHREADFRNTDIVIRNPGVPRESPYLQIAREAGAAVEMEMTLFFRLCPAPIIGITGTKGKTTTTLLTGAMLKQQFPDTVVAGNLRVSALAQLPRIGPRSPVVLELSSWQLEGLGEAGLSPRFACVTNISADHLDRYPSMASYIEAKRQIFLHQGSDGLVVLNMNDATVAEMASRAPGHVAWFAGHYGEFGEAFARKHPHDLMVAWNNRFLFWQDKDSTEIVVGKPEVQLPGKHNLQNIAAATALAVACGVKAEHIRTAIQRFSGVPDRLELVRELHGVRYINDTTATTPTAAIMALRSVDAPKIMIVGGADKRLDFMELARVLLKRAKAVVLLKGDATNKLLVALDAARLNLQSQWSEPLGPFDNLRAAVEAAQAMAEPGDAVVLSPGCASFGMFRNEFDRGEQFRQIVRSLS
- the rsmH gene encoding 16S rRNA (cytosine(1402)-N(4))-methyltransferase RsmH, whose translation is MTEFAHIPVLFEATLDGLDIRPGGTYIDGTLGGGGHTAGMLERGAGHVLGIDRDPAALQAAAERLRHVGERLTLVHGNFRDVGRLARAQGFEQVDGVLLDIGVSSPQLDVGERGFSFAQDAPLDMRMDPTQGVTAADLVNTLPEAELADVIYRYGEERASRRIAKRIVERRRSGPINRTTELAELVARAVGGRKDERIHPATRTFQALRIAVNDELEALEEALPAATELLALGGRLAVITFHSLEDRIVKEFMRRESAVCLLPPRLFAEQCPHLVARGAGPRPCIYIGSRDCDYAPRLEQVTHKPVGATAQEVSANPRSRSAKLRIGQRIAGERTKEQKNKGTKREPKTES
- a CDS encoding penicillin-binding transpeptidase domain-containing protein — encoded protein: MAQVSATRRAAVPRWRINIILLAVFLMGILTARQLVLIQVYQELRGKQLDELVSGELTKHVVLQPRRGTITDRNGVALAMNVNMPSLYVDPTKIAEPEKMAILLAPIISREAADLIPLLTDKQREWARLARWISPEAADQIRKLGDDGELPTGLFLIDEAKRVYPQGEFASRIVGVANYEGTGIAGVEAFYNDEIKGITGTLRAEQDRDQRPIWIAPTQIVEPQDGMDVKLTIDSTVQKLVEDELRRVVDEQQAEGATILVMEPSTGEILGMATWPVYDPNKYTEYEPEKVNRNNALTDVYEPGSTFKVIVTAVGLQTGAFTPDTTVYDGGVIDRYGYSIGNWNRAGNGAQTPGQMLYNSSNVAALQFGEMIGRDNFYKFVKLFGYGQLTGIDLGGEGMGIVNWPEDNPDNWSDLTLGQNAFGQGIAVTPIQHLTAISAIANGGTLMWPHVVKEKCLGTQCTPVRPRVVRRVVDQGVTDALRSMMTKNAEHYANLIWGPSTGNWADQPLVPGYHVAAKTGTSQIAVNGGYDNNSVIGSVIGFAPSDNPRIAVLVKIDRPKRAQWGIEAAIPVYQRIVTKLMSHLRIPPDPHYVGPGQVIGGPR